The sequence TTCCAATCATGATTTCCTTAGAAAGGTaacaaaaagcaattaaaaaaaaaagaggttactTCCCCAGAGACTTAAATGTTGACAACGTGAGATAGAAAGACAGCATCTGCTCCATAACTATGATGCATGACTGTTTGAGATAAATCAGAAAGTATGTACACCATAGCCACACCTATCTGCCAAGCAGGATTTAGACAGTCTGCAAGGATTCAAGATTTTGTCAAGGGCACTGGGACTCAGAAAGAAAGGAGTTTGAGCATGTAcaaatgtcacacacacacatcggTGTGGCTATGAAACCCGGTAAAAATTTACAACTCGAAatttttatttaggaaaaaaaacgACTCTCATTCCCCAAGCTGAAAGCATAAATTCAGTGAATGTAGAGGTAAGAATCAGTCCTAACAAAAAGTACATCCTTCCTTATCCACCCCAACTTTTGTAAAATCCTGATTTGATGTGCACAACTCAATTTAAGACTGGaaataaagtttgaaaaacaaCTCTGAACATCTTGACACCACCTCACAAATGCAGACTTTTGGATCTCCTCTCCAAAAAACATACACTCTTCTTAGGCAACTGACATCTCCTTACTCACCCCAAAGTCaacttcctcattttccttttcagGTGTCATCTTACCGTGCTGGCCTTTCATTCTTAGAACGGTGAGGTTCATCACTCTCTTTCGACTTTGAATATGCTGCTTTAGCTGCTTTGGGCTATggacaaaaatacaaacaaaccaacaaaaaatcaCAAACACACATCCAGCCCAGATTCATCAAAGGGAATAACATACACAATCCAGAATCATCAAAGGGAAAGATGAAgtttagaaaatatgtttatcaTGCCAAGCTCTTCCTCAGTAATTTCAGATTAATTATATTTACTTGAGcaacataatatatttatatatatagccACTCCAGAGGTAAAAAACTTATAGCTGCAAAGGTATGCTTTGGGCTTACATGGAAGGTGTATTTAGCCCACTCATCTGACAGCCTTGGTCAGAGCAGCCAGAAGAATGGGCTAAACACACAGGAACATGCTTCCCTAGATGGGTGTGCTCGGCCACTGATTATTAACATAATAGCTACACGGTAACTGACAAGAACCAGTGGACGCCCAGAGTCTACGGAATCCAGGTTTGTGCACTCGAACTTCTTTCCGCACACCTGTCTTAGGCTGATTTCCAGCCAGTAAACTAAGGCACATTCAAGTCAACTTTTCCAAGAGAGGAACTGTATCAGTAccagttataaaataaaaattacagaagtCATGATACTTGCTAGAGATGTGGCCACTGCCCTCTGACACACTTGATTTATAATCCTTAAATACTTAACCTTTCCTAGTTAAGGTAGCAAAGAATCTGAGTAACTCCTGGGCAATTATTTGTGGcttaatttatttaacagaaGTATTTGGGAATCCTTGACTAAAACAGTATGTTAGAAAAAATCCTGAATTACCGAGTTAGTTAAAAGAGAGagctaaatataaataattaatatgaGAATAATACGTTCATTGTTTTGAGACTAACACTTGGGTGAGCAACAGGAAAGAGTACAGCAATACTATTAGCAGGGTTTCTACACCTTCTTTTTCCTCACAACCATTACTGAGACTGTGAGGTGGGACCAGAAGCCCAATGGAGGAATTGGTTCAAGAGAGACCGGTGCTAAACACCAACTGTATCAGGAATACACAACCTAGGTTTCATTCTTCTGGGCCTAAACTCCCTCCCTAAAAACCCTGTATTGTACAAATTCTCTCCCTATTCCTCCACTCTTTTTCCACCTAGCTTGACCTTCTATTTGTTAGCTGTTTACGCTTTGTCTTCCTCTGTACATTTTACACTACTATCAGAGAAATGTCTTTGTCTTTCCATGGAGGTCCAAAGTGTTGCCCTGTGCACTGTCACTGATGAATAAAGCCTGCTAAACTGGAACTTGCAACTACCACAGCAGAATGAATTGCAGTAACTGCTTATTTTGTCTACAGTTTCTGATTAATGAGGGGAAAGATAACAGTCAAACTCATTCTAGATAGGTCTTGCACTGTGACATAAATAATAATTGTGGTGATAAGTATGTATCTTTCAGTCTGCCACAAACCATGTTACTTCAAAGGAAAGAGAAACGGGTACATGATAGAGATGAAAGATAATGTAAGCACAAAGAAAATAGAGACGGGAAGAGAAGTTCATTGTGGAAAATACGAAAGCATgtgaaaatatgaaagcatgtgaAAATGCTACATTCTTCTATAATCAAAGTACTGTATATGAAAACTAAGACTGTTCATGACCAGAAGCACTTGCATTTCAGTCAGTCTTAAAGGGAACAGAATGAGTTTTCAATCTTAGCagtaattttttacatattttcaaaaattcagAGATTTTTCATGCTGATGGAACCTTCACAGATCAGATTCACATATGCAATACAGATCatttatatatccatatatccTAACTATATTTGCAGAGCTTAACTTAAAAGCAGAGTCCCCTTTTCATTTCTAATGTTATTTctaattagaaaacaaacaaaacacactctACCTTCCACTCAGGGTCTTGCTTTCTTTTGTCCAAAGATGGTTTCTCCCGCTCCTTGGCTTTTTTGTAAGCTTTCTTTTCTTCAGCCATTAGAAGTCGAGCGATTTCCTAAACAAAACACAGTGAATATCATTAACTGCAGAGTTGCAGAAAGAAATATACTAGGATATTTCCAAAGAATATCAGCTAAACTCATTAACTTACTTCATCCTGAGCTACTTGAGCGGCTCTCATGTCCACCTGGGTAGCCTATgatatcaaaaatacaaaaacaaagaatttaaTTGGAGTCTATGTTGTGCATTTTCAATATCCTGTACAAATCAAGCTGGTTTATGAAACTAATTGTGACACACGTTCCTGAGGTTGATAATCAGTTGGTAGGCTTTCACCAACCAGAGTAGGAACTCTAGATTTTATGAAATCCTACAGCAGGTTCATGGAGAACTATCGtggagatggagagatggagttATGGACTTCATTGTTAATGCTTACTCACTAAGCAAAATTGGATACTTTATTCATATTGTCTTGATTTTtccactcattaaaaaaaaaagatttctcaaTTGATAGAGGactattaatataatttcaaGATGGACTAAATTCACACACACGAAAAACAATACCCATCAATATATCTAAACTTTTGCCTTCAACTTTGCTCACCAAGAGTTCTTCTTCTTGTAGTTTTCTGGCAATTTCAGCATCATACCATTCCTGATCCCTGTGGGTCGTTCGTGACGGAGCAGGTACAGTTTCTTTCGTCACTCTTGGcttaattccttaaaaaaaaaaaaaaaaaaaaactcaatgtaATAAAACAACTGAGGATGTTTTCTGAAAAGTTATGAATTTAAGATAAAGGACATTTTCTTTAACAGCTAACAATGACCATAAGACCTCCACTCCAGAATTCAGGGTGCggcacattaaaaatatttttgccttaGGAATGGAAGTGGCAATGTAGACAATGCATGCATTTAAACAAAGATATCTAACCAAGCCTGCCTGGTAAAAAGTCCACTCTCACACAGTTTCTGCAACAGCAGAAAATTATCTAAGAAGTTGCAAGTGAGGCCCCGGAAAAacacaaagtgaaaaaaaaaagtcattgaaaacaaaaagaatttaaagacaAGCAAATTACAGAGTCAGAGTTTAAAAGAGGCTACACTGTCAAggctggaggagaggagaggcttCTATTTATCTCAGTCTGCAAACTTACTACTTCAGAGGGAGCAGAAACAGCAGCACCTGGTAGTCACGTGATAATACCTGTTAGACAAGCAGTGGCCCTGCCATGGCTTTTGCTCTGAGAGTAAATAAACCCACTCACTTTAGATCTTCCCCACAGCTTTGATCAGACTGATGGCACTGTGACATCTTAGGGAAATATAACATCAGAGCTATATTGAGAGCACAATGATCAGAGTTCTATTCCAATTTATTCCTATAAAGCAATTCTGGCCTTAAAATTTTACTCGACAGTGTGAGTGTATTATATttagaattaataaaaattttgaacACAGTGAACAAGATTATTCATCTGAAACAGTTCATTTCAGTAAATTAACTATTCAGAGGACAAAGAAAATGTACTCCTGATTGTCTCTTTATGCCAGTGGTTGTCAACCAGGGCTATATATTTAAATCACATGAGGGTGCTTTGAATACATATAAAAACATTTGCCCCAACCCCACAGATTCTAAATTAAGTACCCTGGGTGTGCCCTGTCCTTAGGTAAGTTTGTTTTAAAACTCCCCAGTTGATTCTTACTAGCAATTAATATTGGCATCACCTGTTTAGTGTATTATATCCATTAAAATTACTGtaaattaaaatgctttttgTCAAAATCCCTCACCACACTTGACTCACttgctattaatttaaaaaaaaataaaatacaagcaaACACTGGGCAAATGATGAGAATGTAAGTATTTTGTGAAGCCTATCTTTGTACAACTTTCAACCTGGCTTCTGTGGCTTCAGAAGCCACAGACTCATacacatctgtatttccttcaaAGACTAGTAAACATGGCTTTCTTAGCTTCAGACCTAATAGAACCTGATTGCAGAGACCACTTCAAAGCATCTCTAGAGCCACTGAGTCTTATGCTGGGCTGGGCTTAATGTAGATTTCTGAGTGGTTTGGgacagcaaaaacaacaacaacaacaacaaaaaaaaaaacagtggcatAGTCCCAAGAGTGGACCATCTGAAATAGACTATAAATCTCCCTGAGTTATTTAGCTTAGTCATAACTAGGAAGGcagatttcagagaaaatgaaattagataTGGAACTCAGTACTGGGCAATGTCAGTGGACAAATAGTCTGCTATATATACCATGTTCCAATGTATAGAAAAAATGATGTTTCAATAAGCAGCCCAAAGCTTAATTAAGGATGACGGAACATGCCTAGCTCCTTCACTTTTGTCATCCAGGGAAATAATACAGTGGGATGTGCTCAAATTTCAAGAGACCAAATTTTCTCCACTATTACGCCTTCTTAAGTACACCATAGAATTAGCCAAGAAGATTTTTCACTTTCAATGTTATTAAAGACACATTGTTTTAAATTCTACCAAAGGCAATATTCCATTGAATAGTCTAATTCAGTCTGACAGGGTGATAACACTATAACCTCTGGCAGTTAAAAAGAGAATGATGACTCAGTAAGAGTCAGAATCTGAGGTAATATCTCTCAGTTGCAAATATTTAGAGGGGAAACGGTTTATTTAAACCCTTGATGTATCATTGGAATGTGTAAATCTCATTAAGTAGAAAATCCCCACAGCTTGGAATACTAAATTTCTGCATTGTCAGGATGTCCATTCTCTGCAGTGTCCTCTGGACCCAAGGTGATAAAAATTTTTGTAAGGATATAGAAAAAGAACTCACAGAGAAGTGTAAGGCCgtcagtaaacaaaacaaagatgtctaaatttttttttaatgtaattaatgaAGGAAATTAACAGACTAGCTTCCGTCATCTCAGTATCCTAAACAGACTCTGGAAACTAGCTTTCAAAAAAGTGGGTGAGTGGTATTTTCAAGTTCCATATATATCTTAATTTAACACTTCCttgttctttttccattcatcatCCTTCAGTTGGAGAACACAAGAACATCCCTAAATGAACACAAAACTTCAGccttaaataaatttacagaataaaattgtttaaagtaCTGATATTCAAGATAAATTTATTCTGAGCTTGGAATAAGGTaaaatgatagattttttttGGTATCATGTAAGAGTATTTGTAATAAGCCAGTCTGACATTTAGGGAATGCCACAGTATATCTGACTAACAATTCACAGCAGAAAAGTGCACATATTTTATGGCCCTATGAGTTGAGAAGTTAACCTGCAGAAAATGAGAACTTATACTCCAACAGAGAAGTAACTCTGAAAGGTTAGGTACACCTATTGCCCTGTAGATAGTTATCTTatacttaatttaaaatttcattttgcacTCCCTTTCAACTGATTCTATTAATGCTGCTCCGCAAATGCTCTTAGAACCAGCTGCTTGTCATCCTACTAGTTTCTTCGTTATTAAGTTAAATGTAACTTTGGCTTGTCCTAACAACTTTAAGAATTGTGCTTTTACAACAGCAAGAATAGATGCCACTGCctagtaattatattttaatgtaatccTCTGACCTGTTTTCCAGGAAGTTACAAAATCAAATGCCTACAGAGGCTAGAAAggtaaaatgtaaaaagcaagctgaatataaaatgatagaaataaagcAGCTCATGTTGTAGTCATTTTAATATCTGCCTAGTAACACGGTTTTTTAATCCCTTGTGGtggcaaaataaaacacaaaacaaaacatttgcaATTCTAGTAGTGAAGCCTGTGAGTCAGTGTTTAGTGTCATGCTTCCTAAGTCTACTTAAAATATCCTGGAGCATAACTAAAAGCCATAAAGCCTAACTAGCCCTCAGAGCACTCCTGAAAGTCAGATTCACAGAAGCAGAAACGTAGAGGTCAGCGTATCACCATTCTTCCTCCATACTTCCCCCACGCCTCTGGAATCCCAAAATGTCTTTCCAAACCTGAAAATGGTGTAATTTCCTCATAAACCTACTCAAGATAGATTATATCACACTTTCCTCTATTTTTCCACAGCTCTTTGTGCCTCCCTAACAAAGTGTATCTAGTTTGGAATTGTTTACAAAGCCATCTTTTTGGCTGAAATCCAAGCACAAAGCCGAAGACAAGGATATTTGCGGCAGCTACTCACAATGGCTTCTGgaactaaattttaattttctgcataagCAAGTCCTTTAATAAGAAATAACATGACAGGAAAAACCAACTTAACCTGAATCCACAACCTAGAAACAAGTTCTCTGACCACAGATAGGGCTCGACTGGCTCCTTGGTACTATGATTCCTAGTGTTACAGCCACATGGAAAATACCACCTCAGCAGTTTATAGAAAACAGAGCCATTACTGTGTCAATGATGAACTTCAGAGTTAAGCCTCAGTGGTGCCAGAAATTTGAGATTTATCTATAATATTTACCTCATTCTTACATAGGTACCAATAACTTACCTGTATTGGTACTTTAGAACACCAACTGTAGAGTTAGAGCTGGAGAAAGTTAGAGCATAAAAAGTAACTTAATGCAGTGACTTTAAACTTTAAGTTCCTAAGAATCCACCTCCATGTCTAAAGCATGTCCAAACTGCCAGGCCTTACTCCAGAGATGATAATATATGTGAAACccagaaatttccatttttagttGACAGCTGATTCTGATGAAAATGAACTGAGGCATattatttgaaaaacactttCTTAGAAGACTGCCTATCCAATTCAtcgttttacaaatgagaatttGTAAAATTCTCAATGAGGCCTAAAAAATAAGAGTATTTCCGGCTCTATCGGCCTTTTGGTTAGACAAACACTATCAAGACAGGCTCATCAGCTCTTCTGGGTTCACTGAAGTAAAACCAGAAATTCGGGAGTTTTGATTTGGTGTCAGAATCTCTGATACACAGTCTCAGTAAATGAAGAACCACATCTGGAATGGGTACCTCTAATAGAGCCTGGGCCTGGAATAACTCTCCAAGGAATCAGTGCATTCTCACAGAAGGAAAAAGTGACAAATGTGTTCCTTCTTCTTACAGATCTGAGATTAAGTGTATACCTTTTACAATATGTTGCTCTAGGATTTATTTCAAAGTCATGAGCACAAactggagagaaaggaaggcTGCTTAAGATACTTATTAAATTCATTGGTTTGTAGTTATATACATGATACCAGGACTTCATCGAGACTGTCCTCTATTACCTGGGTCATGGAGGTGGAGCTGCTCCTCACTCTCTGCACTCTCTGAGAATGGAGGAGTCCTGGGCCTGTGTCTCCTTTTTCTGTGCTCACCTTGCCCATGGTCCCTCCCATATACAACTTCCTTGCAGTGAAGCCCTGCTTTTTGTGAGGACTTGGGTGAAAGTCGATCTTGGTGTCGAGACTGTTTTTCCCAATTTCGAGTCTGATGGTTATTCTTAGTCTCCCAGTCATCACATTCAGTGTTCAGAAACACTTCACCACTGATTGTGGGAAGCAGAGGTCTCCGGGGCCTCTCCTGAGTGGACCGTTTCCTTTCATGCTGCTCATTGTTAATTTGGGGCTTGTCCCTCTCTTTGCCAGAGCTAGAGGATGACAGGGATCTCTCTGATGAACGATGTTGTTCTGGCTCTTCCAAGTTCTCCAGTGGATGTTctggtttctctttcttctgcttcacaGTCTTTCCATCTCTTTGGAGTCTACAAGGTCTTGAGAATCCAGAACCCAATTCCCTGGCCCTCCTTGACCCTGGTTGGTCTGAGTGGAGGCAGAgggatgtgaaaaataaaaatgcagattaaTTTAATGAGAGTATGAACTCATTACACAGGGGAGAGTCTGGGCCCCAGTTTAAGGtactttaaaaatggagaaaactgCTTTTCCAACTTAACAAATTGAGAAGAGGGGATGAGCATTACTGAAACAGTTCATGCATACCTAAAGAATTCTGGGTATACAGTCAAAATGGTAAGAAACTAAGATTAAGTGAAACAAATGTGAAAGAAGAGCCTGATCATGATTAGGTAGAGCTAACAACACTTTAATATTTGCCAATAACAAAATTATAGCCATTAAACATTAAGTTCTATTTATAAACCAATTTGAAACTAATATAGAGTAAAAAGAGGTTGAGAAAtcttgtaaaacaaacaaattaagcTTTGTAATTTCAGACAGAGGCTTTCAAATATTCTTACTGGAAATGTCAATAAACTGTATCAGAATATTGCTAGTTTCTCTTGAGTTCAGAGGAATGATCCACAGATTTTTATATTCCTCCATCTGTCCACTTTATGTGGCCAAAGCAAACATACCCAATCACTTCAGAAAATAGCCCTCTATTACAGTTCCACGTAAAAGAGGGTCAAGTAGATGAGAATTTTAAGTGAGTACGTGACCCTGTTATCTTCAGATAACTGTTATCAATCTTAGTTGAAActtggcaaaggaaaaaaattcaaagggTTGCTTTGATGGAATATATAAAAAGGAGTTGCTTcctaaatacatttcaaaaaactGTATTATctgtataaaaatacaatatatgctAAGTATATGTCCCCAAATTTAACATAAACTTCAAAAACAGCACAAATATAGTGCTTTTTCAGGTCGTTTTTAGGCACAAGTATAATGTGAAAACAAAGGCAGCAAATTCATATGCACTTTACAAGAATATACTGATTtaacattttctaaaacttttactacgttttagaaataaaaaaaatcccaattcCATGGAAAATTGCTCTGATAGCTAAGATTTCGTGATGGCATTAACCACTCGCTGAACTGCATCAAAGAGCTGCCGTAAGTTGATGAgatataaagaaagtaaaaaactaTATGTTTTCCTTTAAACTGTTTCATTTGATATTAATCTGTTAAAGGAATACAGCAAGAAAGAGATATGTGCTAAATGTACCAATGATGTAAGTTTCCATTAAAAACCTCAAATTGTTTCCTCTTGAGctttccagaagaaaagaaagcttgCTTCCAAAGACAATACTaaattaaaatctgttttctaaaCAGTCTGTACAAGTATTTATCTTCATCATTTATggtttatattttacataaaatcaaaagcaaaacagAAGAATTACccagtgataaaaaaaaattacctgctcttttaaataaactattattttaagtcTATCATGACAACATGAGAATCAAGTGACTACTGCTGTAAAGTTATATAATACAGACCAGCTACTTAATGACCACATCCAGGGAACAATGGTTTACAGTGCTAATAAAAATGGGCTCACTCACGAGCTGCACAAGTGAAGCCTACCTTCCagctcaaaagaaacaaaaagaaatgggtTTTGACATGAATTTGTGATGTTATGATTTTTAATTCCTTCTAAATAGTTAATTGATATTCATAGTTTTACTTTTAGGAAATAAGTTGCAGAATTATTACAGAGCTGTTACTACATTTTTACAGAGCTGACTGGAAAAAATTTATTCTCTAATAATAAATTTGTTGTGACAGCTTTAAatcttggaaagaaaaagatgaggtGAGGAATCTATCTGAATGCTTTAAAACCTCATACAGTTGAGGACTGAGACTTGTTTCTTGAGACCAAGTTATTTGGCAAATATAACTTACTCCCTCACTGCCAAAACATATATAGGTATTATGTATTGgcatatacataatacatatatacacacacacacaatatatttatacacatatagatCTGCATTTTATATGTGTGCCTCCATGTTTGGCTTTCAAAACAAGAGAGATATACAAAATATTACATTATACACATATAACACTGATATATGTATAAACGATAAGTACTTTACCAAAATTGCATTATTTGATCTTCTTAACATGCAAATGAAGGATTTACTtttataatctccattttatttagtacataacttcattaaaattaatattgttcTAAGGAGGGGATAGGACTTGAACCACAGTCTTATGACTCCAAAGaccatgactttaaaaaaaaaaaaaaaaatcactaatatgACTTCAGTAAGAGgctttgaaagaaaaacatggattcactaataaataatatatgtcaTTTAAGAGTTGATATAAATTTGACAAAtgtttaatacaattttaaatttgtagAAAATCTATAAATAATCATTCTAACAGATAATGTATTAAAGTTCGAGTTAAATCAAAGTTGAAAAATCCACCATTTCTGTAATGATATACTGTGATTACTATGCAAGTGAggcaaaaaatcaaatagatatacaaagacacacagagaagtaTAATGAGAGAATATCCCAGATGTGTTGGAAAAGGACCACTGCAAAGAACTGAAGGATTGTTTTGTAAATAAGAGCTGAATTGTAATATGGTTTCTGTGGAACTGAACTTGGTCTAACACAAGGGTATATTCATAAGGACTCTATGTTCAACAATATATAATCTCCCAACACCacagctgaggcaagagaaatttGAGTATTTACATGCACATGTTCAGGAGGTCACCACTTCCTGTGCctcaatagtcccccaaagtctgtCTCTCCCCAAAGAAACAAGCATATATGCTACTCTCTACAAATTTATCagagtaatgaaaataaatatagaatacttttaaaagcttttatgtGTCCCTGAAAAACCAATGAACTCTTAACATAGTATCCTGCCCTAAAGAAACAAATCGGGATGACAGTACTCTGATCAAAAAGACAGGTTTGATCTCAATTCAAGTCAGTATAAGGCTTTAAGAGGGGAATCCtaaaattaatactttatttAATTCCTTGTCATCCTTATGCTTTTGTAGACTgaacagtttaaaataataatgtttacaGTGAATACACCTCcaaagcagaatttttaaaaaagagaaaaacaccgGACCACATTTCTAAGATTTAAGTTGAAGGTGAAGAGTAACACTTTACTTTCTGATCTTTAGTATAGCAAAATGTTGcagtaagttttctttttaaatgacataaCATATAGATTCATCAGAAAAACcagcaaaaagaaaatggctATCAAAAAAGAGATGAGTGTTTTATATACAGAGGAAGAACACATCAAGCAATAAATTGAGAATCAGCCTGCTGACTAAAAAGGCTGAGCTCTACTGATTATGGTAAATTTAGAGCAAAAAATGGTACTGGGCAAAATTACACTCAAACTATAATAATCCCATCACCTACATATACATTGCTTTCATTCTACTCATCAGAGAAACACATACTTACCTTTCATAATGGAATTACAGAAAAGCAGTTGATGACTGGTTTGCAAGGCCCTTTAGGATCACTGACCTTAAATTCCTTCCTCTCTAAAAGTTGCCTTTAGGTTTTGTTCACTTGCGATCCTAAGTATTGGTCCTCAAGCTGAATTTCATTAAATACTGACACTTGAAACTATAGGAACGTCTTTGCTTTGACAGGTCTTTGAAAAGGACTCACAATACTTGCAAATACTCATTTCCCAAcacatttttaagataaataatcACCACCACAACTGCCACCaccacaccatcaccaccaccacactgCAAAGCAGGCACCAGAGAGGCGAAACTGTGGGAATCACTCCCTCAGAAATCATACTATACGGTAATCAAATAGCAAAGaaaggattaaaagaaaaacaatgaacacggaaatcttaaaatttaatattgtttGTCATCAGCAGGCTAAACCATTGGCCTAGGTTTAAAAGACAAGAAAGCACAGAACAAAGCTTCGTTACCCAGTAACTGATGCATGGTATACCTTCTTTCTTCATGCCACTTTCCTGCTTCAAACAGTACCGCCCAGACTTCTTGAGAAAGGTTAAGTCCAGAGACTCATCCACCATTTTCCACACCCCATTTATGTGCTTAGATTATAATAAAGCATTCCAAGTTGCTGAAGTTTAAAAGAATGCATGCCAATTCTTACAAAATCATATTCAAATTTGAGCAGTCATGAAAGTGGCTCTGGTTGTCCAACTAAAGAACagataaggccaggcacagtggttcacatctgtaatcccagcactttgggaagctgatgcgggcagattacttgaggtcaggagttcaaggccagcctgcccaacatggtgaaacctcgtctctactaaaaatacaaaaattagccaggcgtggaagtacatgcctgtaattctagctacttggaaggctgagggagcagaactgcttgagccttggaggcggaggttgcagtgagctgagatagcaccactgcactccagcctgggtgagagagcaagactccatctcaaaaacaaaacaaaaacaaaacaaaacaaagcaaaacaaaacatgaatttATTAGATTCAAATAGAATTCTGCCACATATCTAAATGTACCCAGTGCCGGGGGATAAGAGAAACATTCCCAGATCCCTAAGGTCACTTCATGAACAAAATTAAAGGAGTGTTTGATGGTAGAGTCTAAAGATAGAATAGATCATGATGCAGGAATTGTTACCTCCATCTTCATAATAGTAACTATCTGTATAAGCACGGGTTGCTGGGAACTCTggaaagtgtttctttctctttttttcttcctgtaacTCCTTCTCTTGCAAAAGGCGAGCTATGTCCTGCAAAGACAAGATAGAATGGAAACATGCATTACCAAAGAACAAACAAACTCCATACAGTGGGGCGTGACATTCCACTGACAAGTTTGTATGTGCTCTGTCCATGGCTCTCTAGACTTTCTGGCATTAATTTCACATCTTCAAACGCCAGATGATTGCTCAACAGGAGTAGCACATGATCTAGATAAGTGAGACAggctttttttaattgaaatttaaatCTAACACAATATAAAGACATTCAAAACTCAGTACTTCCTAAAGCAAGTTACgcaacagaattttaaaaacacatatttgtGGGTCCTTTTTTCAAGCTGATGATTCAGTAAGTCTAGATGGGGCAGGATGTAGCAATCTACAAAACTttgtaattataatttaatttaaaaactattgaaaAGAACTCTTATGGGGATTTTGATTTCACTTTGCATTAGAATACCACTGTCTtaactgaaaaagagaaaacaatcttC is a genomic window of Macaca mulatta isolate MMU2019108-1 chromosome 2, T2T-MMU8v2.0, whole genome shotgun sequence containing:
- the CCDC50 gene encoding coiled-coil domain-containing protein 50 isoform X2, producing MRENLALPRDLLNVCRDFAVLEDHTLAHSLQEQEIEHHLASNVQRNRLVQHDLQVAKQLQEEDLKAQAQLQKRYKDLEQQDCEIAQEIQEKLAIEAERRRIQEKKDEDIARLLQEKELQEEKKRKKHFPEFPATRAYTDSYYYEDGDQPGSRRARELGSGFSRPCRLQRDGKTVKQKKEKPEHPLENLEEPEQHRSSERSLSSSSSGKERDKPQINNEQHERKRSTQERPRRPLLPTISGEVFLNTECDDWETKNNHQTRNWEKQSRHQDRLSPKSSQKAGLHCKEVVYGRDHGQGEHRKRRHRPRTPPFSESAESEEQLHLHDPGIKPRVTKETVPAPSRTTHRDQEWYDAEIARKLQEEELLATQVDMRAAQVAQDEEIARLLMAEEKKAYKKAKEREKPSLDKRKQDPEWKPKAAKAAYSKSKESDEPHRSKNERPARPPPPIVTDGEDLDYTHFTNQQSSTRHFSKSESSHKGFHYKH
- the CCDC50 gene encoding coiled-coil domain-containing protein 50 isoform X3 translates to MAEVSIDQSKLPGVKEVCRDFAVLEDHTLAHSLQEQEIEHHLASNVQRNRLVQHDLQVAKQLQEEDLKAQAQLQKRYKDLEQQDCEIAQEIQEKLAIEAERRRIQEKKDEDIARLLQEKELQEEKKRKKHFPEFPATRAYTDSYYYEDGGIKPRVTKETVPAPSRTTHRDQEWYDAEIARKLQEEELLATQVDMRAAQVAQDEEIARLLMAEEKKAYKKAKEREKPSLDKRKQDPEWKPKAAKAAYSKSKESDEPHRSKNERPARPPPPIVTDGEDLDYTHFTNQQSSTRHFSKSESSHKGFHYKH
- the CCDC50 gene encoding coiled-coil domain-containing protein 50 isoform X1 produces the protein MAEVSIDQSKLPGVKEVCRDFAVLEDHTLAHSLQEQEIEHHLASNVQRNRLVQHDLQVAKQLQEEDLKAQAQLQKRYKDLEQQDCEIAQEIQEKLAIEAERRRIQEKKDEDIARLLQEKELQEEKKRKKHFPEFPATRAYTDSYYYEDGDQPGSRRARELGSGFSRPCRLQRDGKTVKQKKEKPEHPLENLEEPEQHRSSERSLSSSSSGKERDKPQINNEQHERKRSTQERPRRPLLPTISGEVFLNTECDDWETKNNHQTRNWEKQSRHQDRLSPKSSQKAGLHCKEVVYGRDHGQGEHRKRRHRPRTPPFSESAESEEQLHLHDPGIKPRVTKETVPAPSRTTHRDQEWYDAEIARKLQEEELLATQVDMRAAQVAQDEEIARLLMAEEKKAYKKAKEREKPSLDKRKQDPEWKPKAAKAAYSKSKESDEPHRSKNERPARPPPPIVTDGEDLDYTHFTNQQSSTRHFSKSESSHKGFHYKH